In Helianthus annuus cultivar XRQ/B chromosome 3, HanXRQr2.0-SUNRISE, whole genome shotgun sequence, a single window of DNA contains:
- the LOC110906423 gene encoding protein FAR1-RELATED SEQUENCE 5-like yields the protein MVSASGFSATEMGQRRRWMVSASGFSATEMGRRRRWMVSASGFSATEMGRRRRWMVGDGGGWRRKTVVGGGWSATEMGRRRRWLLLLGFLVTLHFDIPTYQPVGNVQVSPNSGRRTFIQDVDDLIKPQMYMLFDSLENAFLFYQRYAKAGGFTVRKGTQYEPRKGVIHNIWSVCSKEGTKPLKAIDSTQEAGSSNVNSKSKITRRVPSIRTGCEACIRVKLNLDNLYFVYHFEESHNHSFVAEDDRYLLPENRSMNYVHEEAVNALSAINVGPVRAFNIMRTLYGGFDKVGATKVDIKNFKRDLNRYIAEYDADMVIKRLRRKKEFMPNFSMEYLTTAGGVLRALFWADGDSKRNFNIFGGVVSFDATYRRNKYNMMFAPFIGVDNHYRNVTLGAAIIGDETAETYSWLLNAFRQAFGRAPPVIVGANLCNSTDFKKRLCDIVWTDALLPEQFETEWGVILADFDLVNHEWLQSIYQIRDTWIPAYYRDQHMSGLMRTSSRSESENHFFGQFCNPNCTLVEFLGHFDSAIEAQRHEHRKNDHDTRHTNPQIFAKEFVLEQHAVNIYTRTIFFDAQLEIQTAIHKCGIGKWDDREDNFVNISVKDFSQTCTTFFQVMMRQLDMTVSCSCNRQFPERYIMRRWTREAVPNSAPGAILGISESDDRYQQVNGAVREITRSAESLINRLVHNFDALCAFRDHVVQYQSTADQAVVNSPPRSRRDRFAEITGYTQETPVTVRMPKSVRFKGMGKPSRIKSNREIAIIQSAKKKKGS from the exons ATGGTTTCTGCTTCTGGGTTTTCTGCGACGGAGATGGGACAGCGACGGAGGTGGATGGTTTCTGCTTCTGGGTTTTCTGCGACGGAGATGGGACGGCGACGGAGGTGGATGGTTTCTGCTTCTGGGTTTTCTGCGACAGAGATGGGACGGCGACGAAGGTGGATGGTCGGCGACGGAGGTGGATGGCGGCGGAAGACGGTGGTGGGCGGTGGTTGGTCAGCGACGGAGATGGGAAGACGACGGAGATGGTTACTGCTTCTGGGTTTTCTAGTTACCCTGCATTTTG ATATTCCTACATACCAGCCCGTTGGTAATGTTCAGGTGTCCCCAAATTCTGGAAGGAGGACATTTATTCAAGATGTTGATGATTTGATTAAACCTCAGATGTATATGCTGTTTGATTCGCTGGAAAATGCCTTTCTTTTTTACCAAAGATATGCTAAGGCGGGAGGTTTCACAGTAAGGAAGGGTACTCAATACGAGCCTCGAAAGGGTGTAATACATAATATATGGTCCGTATGCTCAAAAGAGGGTACTAAACCCTTAAAGGCGATTGACTCGACTCAGGAAGCTGGTAGTTCTAATGTTAACTCGAAGTCTAAGATTACTCGCAGGGTTCCTTCTATAAGGACCGGATGTGAAGCGTGCATTCGGGTTAAGTTAAACCTGGATAATCTTTACTTTGTTTATCACTTCGAGGAGTCGCATAATCACTCATTTGTTGCTGAAGATGACAGGTACTTGCTTCCTGAAAACAGATCTATGAATTACGTACACGAAGAAGCCGTGAATGCTTTGAGTGCCATAAACGTTGGTCCAGTTAGAGCGTTTAACATTATGAGGACTCTTTATGGAGGTTTTGATAAGGTAGGTGCCACTAAAGTTGACATCAAAAACTTCAAGAGAGACTTAAATAGGTATATAGCTGAGTACGATGCTGACATGGTTATCAAGCGCCTAAGAAGGAAGAAAGAATTTATGCCAAATTTCTCTATGGAATACCTTACAACTGCCGGTGGCGTTTTACGTGCGTTGTTCTGGGCCGATGGTGATTCAAAGAGaaattttaatatttttgggGGTGTTGTGTCCTTCGATGCTACTTATCGTCGTAACAA GTACAATATGATGTTTGCACCTTTTATCGGCGTTGACAATCACTATCGTAATGTTACCTTGGGTGCTGCTATAATAGGGGATGAAACTGCCGAAACATATAGCTGGTTGCTTAACGCATTTCGGCAGGCGTTTGGGCGCGCACCACCTGTGATT GTTGGCGCCAACCTATGCAATAGCACCGATTTTAAGAAGAGGTTGTGTGATATTGTTTGGACTGATGCATTACTACCAGAACAGTTTGAAACCGAATGGGGTGTTATATTGGCTGATTTTGATTTGGTGAATCATGAATGGTTACAGTCAATTTATCAGATTAGGGATACATGGATCCCTGCGTACTATCGTGATCAACACATGTCTGGGCTGATGCGTACCTCATCACGTTCGGAGAGTGAGAACCATTTCTTTGGGCAGTTTTGCAACCCGAACTGTACGCTTGTTGAATTCTTGGGGCATTTTGATTCTGCAATTGAAGCCCAAAGACACGAGCACAGGAAGAATGATCACGATACTAGGCACACGAACCCCCAAATATTTGCAAAAGAGTTTGTCTTAGAACAACATGCGGTAAACATATACACACGGACAATTTTCTTTGATGCGCAACTTGAAATTCAGACAGCCATTCACAAGTGTGGTATTGGAAAATGGGATGATAGAGAGGATAACTTTGTGAACATCTCTGTGAAGGACTTTTCTCAAACGTGTACTACATTTTTTCAG GTTATGATGCGGCAGCTAGACATGACCGTGAGTTGTTCATGCAATAG GCAGTTCCCTGAAAGGTATATAATGCGACGGTGGACCAGGGAAGCTGTTCCTAATAGTGCCCCTGGAGCGATATTAGGGATTAGCGAAAGTGATGATCGGTACCAACAAGTTAATGGTGCTGTAAGGGAGATAACAAGGTCAGCCGAGTCTCTTATTAACAGGTTGGTTCATAACTTTGATGCGTTGTGCGCTTTTAGGGACCATGTTGTCCAGTATCAATCGACCGCTGATCAGGCAGTCGTAAACTCACCCCCTAGGAGTCGTCGCGATAGGTTTGCTGAAATAACTGGATACACGCAAGAAACACCTGTAACTGTTCGCATGCCGAAATCCGTTAGATTTAAAGGTATGGGTAAACCTTCCAGAATCAAGAGTAATCGTGAAATTGCCATTATTCAATCTGCGAAGAAAAAAAAAGGGTCGTGA